The segment CGGGGCTTTCAATTCTTATCAATTATATGACAGGAATTAAAGTAGGATTTCTTATATTTTTTATAAATATCCCTTTATTTGTATTAGGGATTAAGGTATTTGGAAAATCTTATGGTGCTAAAACTTTAGCTGGAATTTCATTTCTATCTTTAAATGTTGAGTTTATTAAAAGGTTTATACCTGAAATTGATAAAATAATTGATTATACAAATCCAAGTAATATTTTTTTAGGTACTTTATATGGTGGATTATTAATGGGAATTGGATTAGGAATTGTTATAAAAAATGGTGGAACAACAGGTGGAAGTGATATTTTATCAGGTATTTTTAATAAATTTTTTAAAATTCCAATTGGACAAGCTTTAATAATGATTGATTCAACAATAGTTTTGTTTGCTGCATATATTTTTGGAGCTGAAAAAGCTTTATATGCGCTTATTAATCTTTACATGACAGGAGTTATAATTAATAAATTAATCAATGGCTCAAATGATGCTAAAATGGCATATATTATAACTTCTAAAGTTGAAGAAATAAAAAAAATAATAGTTAGTGATTTAGGAAAAACAGGAAACTATAATCAAGCACAAGCATTATATTCTGGAAGTAAAAGAGATGTCATAACGACTGTTCTTAAAAATAGAGAGGTGTTTCTATTAAAAGAACTTATAGTAGAAGTTGATAAAGAAGCTTTTGTTGTAGTTTCAGATATTCATGAAGTATTAGGAAAAGGATACACTATTTAGCCTTCAAAAAAAAGAAAAAATTAAAAATATTGAAAAGAAAAAGCTGAATTATATATGAAAAAGGAGGAGGTCCAGTAGGTTTAATTTAAATCTACTGGACAAATACAAAATGACAAATAAGAAAAAAAAATTTTCCAACGGCATTTACAGTACTTT is part of the Cetobacterium somerae ATCC BAA-474 genome and harbors:
- a CDS encoding YitT family protein, with translation MKRKKLKILTEYIYIYIGTLIASVAINGFLIPSNLAPGGATGLSILINYMTGIKVGFLIFFINIPLFVLGIKVFGKSYGAKTLAGISFLSLNVEFIKRFIPEIDKIIDYTNPSNIFLGTLYGGLLMGIGLGIVIKNGGTTGGSDILSGIFNKFFKIPIGQALIMIDSTIVLFAAYIFGAEKALYALINLYMTGVIINKLINGSNDAKMAYIITSKVEEIKKIIVSDLGKTGNYNQAQALYSGSKRDVITTVLKNREVFLLKELIVEVDKEAFVVVSDIHEVLGKGYTI